The nucleotide sequence TACTTCGTAATTAAGTCGTTAAACCGTGTGCTCTACGACCAAAACTATAAAACCTTTAAGAACTTTCTTTTTTTACAAGAAAAAAGAAATTAGATAAATCTCTCATATCTTTTATTCAATAATCGCATCCGATTGCAGTATAAATTTAACGATCACTCATCATGTTCATATTTATCAGAGCTCGTGCTATAATTATACTAATTTTATAAGGAGGAAAAAATATGGGCATTTTTAGTATTTTTGTAATCAGCACAGTTCATTATCAACCAAACAAAAAATAAGTGGTTATAATGAATCGTTAATAAGCAAAATTCATATAACCAAATTAAAGAGGGGTATAATGAACGAGAAAAATATAAAACACAGTCA is from Deinococcus apachensis DSM 19763 and encodes:
- the ermCL gene encoding 23S rRNA methylase leader peptide ErmCL, coding for MGIFSIFVISTVHYQPNKK